In Balearica regulorum gibbericeps isolate bBalReg1 chromosome 27, bBalReg1.pri, whole genome shotgun sequence, the genomic stretch CAGGTCCCACGAGCCCCACGTCCCCCCGAGCCCCACATCTCTCTGAACCCCACGTCCCCCTGAGCCCCACGTCCCCCTGAATGCCATGACCCTGAACCCCACGTCCCTCTGAACCCCACGTCCCCCTGAACCCCACGACCCCAAGCCCCACGACCCCCTGAGCCCCACGTCCCCCTGAATGCCATGACCCTGAGCCCCACGTCCCTCTGAACCCCACGTCCCTCTGAACCCCACGTCCCCCTGAACCCCACGACCCCAAGCCCCACGACCCCCTGAGCCCCACATCCCCCTGAATGCCATGACCCCGAGCCCCACATCCCCCCAAGCCCCACATCTGTCTGAACCCCACATCCCCCTGAACCCCACGACCCCAAGCCCCACGTCCCCCTGAGCCCCATGTCCCCCTGAGCCTCACGACCCCCTGAGCCCCACGTCCCCCTGAGCCTCACGACCCCCTGagcccctcctcctcttcccacttTATCCGCTTCTCCCAGGGTGAGCTTGGTGGGATGCCGCGAGCCCCAGGGGTTGGGGAGGGCAGGACTCCCCACCACTGGAAATGTTGGCGATCGGTGGGATGGAGCTCGGCCCGGAAGGGACGGTCCATGGCCCCCCGTGAATTGAGgagcaatattttttctgctaaagCTTGTGCGTTCGCAGGCAAGGACAGCCCGTGTACTCCATCCCTCCCGGCGGCTTTCGGCACCCCTACCCCGCCCTCGCCATGAACGCCTCCATGTCCAGGTGAGTCTCGGCAGGGACGAGGGACCCTCCTTGGGTGTCCCGGAGCTGGCAGCGGGATTTTGGCCGCTTCCGTGAGGACGATGCGGGACTCGGCCCCGCAGCAGGGTCGGCAGTGGGTGCTGCCGGGGACACCCAGCTCTGCGGGGGCACAGACCAGCCCAGGAGGTTGCGGTGGCCTCGTCTGCTGCAGATACCCCCGGGGGGGTGCAGATGGTCCCCAGAggtgatttggggggggggttggaaagCAACATCCCATGGGCTCAGGGCATCGCTTAGGTTGGGTCCGTGTTACCCTCCTGCAAGCTGGGGCAGGATCCAGTGTGAAACCAGACCCCaactggggctggggctggtggtcTCTTAACCCAGGAGGTTCTCGGGAGTTTGGGGTGGAACCCTGGGGGCTGTTGGGCAGCTGACGAGCCCTCCCCTCCCGCTCCCTCCACTGCAGTTTGATGTCCAGCCGTTTCTCCCCGCACATGGTCCCACCGCCCACCCACGGGCTGCACCCCTCGGGCATCCCACACCCGACCATCGTCTCGCCCATCGTGAAGCAGGAACCCACCCAGCCCAGCGTCAGCCCCGGAGGCAACTCGTGAGTCGGGGACGGGGAGGGGACGCCTCAGGGACGGGAGCTTGGCCCCAGGGCATCGGCGGGTCCTGACCCACCATCCTGCTCGTTGCAGGAAATCCCCCGTCActgtgaagaaggaggaggagaagaaaccCCACATCAAGAAGCCGCTCAATGCCTTCATGTTGTACATGAAGGAGATGAGGGCCAAGGTGGTGGCCGAGTGCACGCTGAAGGAGAGCGCCGCCATCAACCAGATCCTGGGCAGACGGGTACGGGCATCTCCCTCGGCACCGGCTTCGTGCCCACGTGCTGCCCGTTTGTGACCTTAAAATGGCCTTCGGCCCCCCTTTATTCCACCTCTCCCCATAGCTCGGTCCCTCTCCTGGGGCATCACCAGCCAAGGAGGTCCCAGGGAGCTGGTGGGGACCTGGGTGGCAATGGGGCGGGAGGTCCTTGGGGTTTGCAGCGTGGTCTCTCCCCCCTGCAGTGGCACTCGCTGTCGCGGGAAGAGCAGGCCAAGTACTACGAGCTCGCACGGAAAGAGCGGCAGCTGCACTCGCAGCTCTACCCCACGTGGTCGGCGCGGGACAACTACGTAAGTGTGACCCCCCCCGCGAAGCCCCGCGGCCACGGAGACCGGTCTCCCTTCCTCGTCCCTTGCCGTGTCCCCGCATGGCTCGTCTCCCGGGGGGTTTGGCTGGTGGGAGGTTGCTCGGAGGTCGCGTGCTGTGCTCGGGGAggtgggggtgtggggtgctgggggtggtgggCGATGGTGACGAGTCCCTGGAGATGCTCAGCTGCCGTCGGCAGCTCCTGCGTCCCCGTGAGCTGCTCTGGGCGCCGTCAGCTCCATTTCTCATCCATCGAGCGGCCCCCAAGGGCTCTCCAATGGCAGAAAGCCACATAAGGACTTTATAATATTTTCCagggcaagaaaaagaagagaaagcgAGAGAAGCTGGCCCAGCAGCAAAGCCACGACACGGAGAGTGAGTATCGCCCCCGccagcctcctccctcctccgGCTTTTGGCCGCTCACGCCGTCCTCCGTCGTTCGCAGGCTCCCTGGCATCCAAGAGCAAGAAGCCGTGCGTGCAGTACCTGCCAGCCGAGAAACCGTGCGACAGCCCCGCGTCCTCCCACGGCAGCATGCTGGATTCGCCCGCCACGCCGTCAGCCGCCCTGGCGTCCCCGGCCGCGCCGGCTGCCACCCACTCGGAACAGGCTCAGCCGCTCTCGCTCACCACCAAGCCAGAGGCCAGGGCTCAGCTCACCATGCATTCGGCCGCCTTCCTCTCGGGCAAAGCcgcctcttcttcctcctcctcttcctcctcttcctcctcctcctcctcctcgagCCTCGGCAGCCCACCCTCGCTCCTCTCCAGACCCATCCCCTTCACCTCGGTGCCCTCCACGGCTCTCCTGTCCTCGCCTCCGTCCTTCGCGGCCGCCATCCCGTCCCCACAGGCTGCCCTGGCCGTGCTGCAAACGCAGCCCCTTTCCCTGGTCACTAAACCTGCTGACTAAGGGAAAAACTTGTCCTCCCTCGTCCCGTCCCGtccatcccctccctgctgTACATTGCAGAAGCCACAATCAAGATTCAAATGCAGCCAAAACCATTATTGGTCAATATTTGACCCTTTCTGAACTCTTTTGTAAGCAGACTCTGGAGGAAGGGGCTTtctgctcagagctgctgccagcagttgACCTAAAGACcgtttttattaaaaaaaaaaggaaaaaaaaaaagaaaagaaaagaaaccctcCACAAGCTGCCGACGATGGAAATCTCCTGTGAGCTGACCGTGGGCGCGAGCTGAGTGCCCGTTGCTGCTGCAGGGTGTGGTGACGCCGACGGCCCGGCGCTCCCATGCACGGGCACGTCGGCACCAAACGCGGTGGGCGTTGAGCTGGAGGCGGCGCTCCATCCCGGAGGCAACAGCAGAAATGTCGGCTGCCGACCCCGGTGCCTCCGGATGCTCCTGAGTCCTCCCGTCCTGCGGCTCTGCTCCCAGCTACGGTGAATGCCTTCGCTCCGTCCTGGCGAGGAGCCAGATCCTGCCCTGAGGATGCTGCGCCGGCGGCCCTGCTCCTTCCTGCGGTCGTGCCGGGGTGGGCAGGATccggggctgagccctgggtggggtggggtgtttCCCCTTGAATCCctgttatttttcacaaaaggaaataaaactacAGCTGCAACTTGCTGCGTGAGCATGGTCAGTGGGGGAAGCGCTCGCCCCTTGCCCATCGCCATCTTCTCCCCACCAGCGCTCGAGTGTCACCGTGCCCCGGGATGCGTCTCGGGATGGAGCTCCGGTCCAGCCCCCCGAGCGGGGCAGGGGGCCAGGCACGGCCCCAGCCTGAGAGTTTCACCCAGACGTCTCCACCGATGGGCAGAGGGTGATTTTGGGGTGTCCATCAGAAACCTGTGATGGAGCGAGCAGGCAGGGTACGGTTTGCTGGAAAGATACGGGCAGCAGGATGCGGGGGATTAAGTACACCAGTTCAGGGTGTGCCTGAGGAGCTGAGGAGCGTGAGTTACTGGTGTGTATCTCACAGCCAGGAACTGCAGGATGATGTTCTGTGCCTGCTTCTTCCAAACCAGGAATGAAAAGACAGATTAGGATGAAAAAGGACCTGCACACAAGGGTCACCCCGTGGATTTTTCAACCAATCTTAAGTTCTTGGTCAGTTCAACACTTGGGTTAATCAAGACTCTTCTGTCTCACtatatttttaacaggaaaaaaaaaagctgtctcaAAGTTTTCCCATTGAAAAtcacaattttgttttctgttgcagaTTTAATTCTGAGCTGCGCCTGCCCAAAGGTGATTCGTGGTGTTTATAGTCCCATTTCTGTCCcctttctgaatttcttggccaatttccattttgcaggATCCAGCCTGGCTCCTCTCTACCCGCACCAGTGCTGCGTTGTGGGGACCACGGTGTCCTCGGGCATCAGTCCATGGCGGTGAGCAACGTCCAAACCATCACTATCAGTGTTGGGCTGAGCCTTTCCTGTGGGTGCTGGCCCTCCAGCTCTGGTGGGTGCTTTTGCTCATTTGGTGGAATAAACGACACCTTCACCTCCTGTTGtgacatttctcttttcctttccagtgcCGAGCTGGGGTGAGAAGCCACCGGGGAAGTACTTTTAGCaaactggagcagcagcagatgtccATCTGCAGGTAGAGGGGAAAAGGGACCATTTCTGTGTCTTGTCCTTAAGGAAGACGGCGTCTGCGTTTACCAGATGCTGTGCGAGACAAGTGCATGCCACAGGGTGACGCTGGCATCTGTAACCCCAGCGACTGACACCTGGACTTGAGGATTCCTATTTCCACATCAGAGCTGGGCAgaactaccaaaaaaaagtaCAGGGACACATTTGGGGCAAACACTGGCTCCTGTAACCTTGTGAAAGCTCCAGATGACTTCTGCAAACAGCGACGGTACCTCCAGCTTCTCCCATCCAGCTGAGGATCATCTTCTGGACTGGAAGCGACAGCTTAAGTTCGCAGTTCAGAGCATCCCAGCTGGGTGGTAGCTCCCAAAATCATTGCTCTAAGGGGTCCCGGCTAGTCAAGAGCCCTGAGCAGCGAGAGGAGCCCGCAGAAGAACCAGCTCCTGCATACCAGTTTCTTGGTGGCCACCACCAAAGCCTTTGAGTACGAGCAAATGCCTGGAGCATCTTTATTCACTGTCGCACCCAAGACAGCCCTGAACTCAGTAGGCGTTTCCATTCACACACAAAATTGTTTAAAGTTCTTGCTTTCAAAGAACAAATTTGTAAATGCTGGGAGAGAGCATGATTCCTCCACAACAGCACCCAAGAGGACCAGCCACGACGCTTTAATTAATGGCATCCCGATAGCGTGTCGTGCGGTTGTGCGAGATCCAGGACTGAGAGGATTAGAGTGTCGCTGAAAACGTGCGTGGCCGTCATTTGAAAAGAGGCAAAACATAGCTTTTTTTAGAAAGGCTGTTCCAAGAAACTGGTTTTCTGTGAGGAACGTCTGGATCGCATGCAGCCTCGCTCTCCCCAACACCAGGAGCAGGCTGCAGACAAACAACTTCTTGAATTAGATTTCATGGGAAATTAAAGGCATGAAGAGACCTGTCACAAGAATTAAAGTCTGAACCGGAGCCAGACAGCTTCAAACAGATGTTGGACTTCAGCAGGagaatatttctttgttttactcGGCATTTTCCCATACAGAAAAGGAACATCTGTTCCG encodes the following:
- the TCF7L1 gene encoding transcription factor 7-like 1 isoform X2; protein product: MPQLEPAGGDDLGAPDELIAFQDEGEEQDKGAGRGSAHGDLDELKSSLVSETENRGTGTGSGSGSDSEAERPPQPRESFQKPRDYLAEVVRRQQDGGFFKGPPYPGYPFLMLPELGSPYLANGALSPGGARTYLQMKWPLLDVPAGATLKDSRSPSPAHLSNKVPVVQHAHHMHPLTPLITYSNDHFSPGSPPGHLSPEIDPKTGIPRPPHPSELPPYYPLSPGAVGQIPHPLGWLVPQQGQPVYSIPPGGFRHPYPALAMNASMSSLMSSRFSPHMVPPPTHGLHPSGIPHPTIVSPIVKQEPTQPSVSPGGNSKSPVTVKKEEEKKPHIKKPLNAFMLYMKEMRAKVVAECTLKESAAINQILGRRWHSLSREEQAKYYELARKERQLHSQLYPTWSARDNYGKKKKRKREKLAQQQSHDTESSLASKSKKPCVQYLPAEKPCDSPASSHGSMLDSPATPSAALASPAAPAATHSEQAQPLSLTTKPEARAQLTMHSAAFLSGKAASSSSSSSSSSSSSSSSSLGSPPSLLSRPIPFTSVPSTALLSSPPSFAAAIPSPQAALAVLQTQPLSLVTKPAD
- the TCF7L1 gene encoding transcription factor 7-like 1 isoform X1, which produces MPQLEPAGGDDLGAPDELIAFQDEGEEQDKGAGRGSAHGDLDELKSSLVSETENRGTGTGSGSGSDSEAERPPQPRESFQKPRDYLAEVVRRQQDGGFFKGPPYPGYPFLMLPELGSPYLANGALSPGGARTYLQMKWPLLDVPAGATLKDSRSPSPAHLSNKVPVVQHAHHMHPLTPLITYSNDHFSPGSPPGHLSPEIDPKTGERGAGTRRRTRLGIPRPPHPSELPPYYPLSPGAVGQIPHPLGWLVPQQGQPVYSIPPGGFRHPYPALAMNASMSSLMSSRFSPHMVPPPTHGLHPSGIPHPTIVSPIVKQEPTQPSVSPGGNSKSPVTVKKEEEKKPHIKKPLNAFMLYMKEMRAKVVAECTLKESAAINQILGRRWHSLSREEQAKYYELARKERQLHSQLYPTWSARDNYGKKKKRKREKLAQQQSHDTESSLASKSKKPCVQYLPAEKPCDSPASSHGSMLDSPATPSAALASPAAPAATHSEQAQPLSLTTKPEARAQLTMHSAAFLSGKAASSSSSSSSSSSSSSSSSLGSPPSLLSRPIPFTSVPSTALLSSPPSFAAAIPSPQAALAVLQTQPLSLVTKPAD
- the TCF7L1 gene encoding transcription factor 7-like 1 isoform X3; translation: MPPAPLRRKTRHKAPFFRGLLTSSARETNPCVAARFKAGRGKSPQKSPMFASPPLLAAIWGWFLVLRQFGYLQMKWPLLDVPAGATLKDSRSPSPAHLSNKVPVVQHAHHMHPLTPLITYSNDHFSPGSPPGHLSPEIDPKTGERGAGTRRRTRLGIPRPPHPSELPPYYPLSPGAVGQIPHPLGWLVPQQGQPVYSIPPGGFRHPYPALAMNASMSSLMSSRFSPHMVPPPTHGLHPSGIPHPTIVSPIVKQEPTQPSVSPGGNSKSPVTVKKEEEKKPHIKKPLNAFMLYMKEMRAKVVAECTLKESAAINQILGRRWHSLSREEQAKYYELARKERQLHSQLYPTWSARDNYGKKKKRKREKLAQQQSHDTESSLASKSKKPCVQYLPAEKPCDSPASSHGSMLDSPATPSAALASPAAPAATHSEQAQPLSLTTKPEARAQLTMHSAAFLSGKAASSSSSSSSSSSSSSSSSLGSPPSLLSRPIPFTSVPSTALLSSPPSFAAAIPSPQAALAVLQTQPLSLVTKPAD